The genomic segment TGCCAGAGGGTGGGTATGTTTGGGGATGTTACTCGTGTTCCCCTAGttcccctaccagtcatatctgtaccctttgaacgagtggcagtggatattgtgggacctctagctatacccagcagcacagggaaacaatttattctcactgtggtggattatgcaactaggtaccctgaagctgttgccttatcctctgtccgagcagataaggtggcagatgcactcatcagtatattctgcagggtggggttccccaaagaaatgctcactgatcagggcacccagttcatgtccaatctcatgcaaagCCTCTGTAAaaaggtgaatgtacagcacttggtagcaAGCCCATATCACCCCCAAACAAATGGTTTCTGCGAGAGgttcaatggcaccttgaaacaaatgctacaaacatttgtagaatcggagggcagagactgggaaaagtatttacccaatctgttatttgcttacagggaggtaccccaagagtctacaggtttctcgccctttgagttattgtatggtcgcaaagtgtggggacccctagatttagttaggggagattggaaggggggctacatgcccctgagacttctgtggtggagtatgttctgagatttagggacaggatgcaggcattgactgggctggtacatgacaacctcacagcagcacagtccaggcagaagtactggtacgatcACAATGTAAGGGACCGgatctatgaagtgggacagaaggtaatggttctgaaccccattaggcagaataagttgcaggcggcTTGGGAGAGTCCCTTTACCATTTTACGGTGCCTAGAAACCATCACATATGTAGTAGCCCTTGACGAGAAAGGtaagaggcagagacagtaccacattaatatgctgAATGCTTACTTGATCCCTTACTTgatctagtggaggaagctaagagccagggatcccttcagaatgtggagatcaatccacagctctgagatgaaaggaggaggcaggttaatcaggtactaggccccttcagtgccacctTTACTGGAAGGCCCGGGCGAAATACTCTAGACACCCACCATGTTGATACGGGGGACCAGCCACCGCTAAGACAGGTAGCCTACCGGGTATCCCCAGAGGTAAAGTCCCATATACACAAGGAGATTGAGGACATGTTAAAGTTAGGGGTAATTAAGAAGTCAAAAAGCCCTTGGGCCTCCCCAGTAGTTCTGGTGCCTAAAAAAGACAAATCTACTAGGTTCTGTGTGGATTACAGAAGGTTAAATGCTGTCACTACCTTTGATGCATACCCTATGCCCAGAATAGATGAGCTACTTGGTCAGCTAGCAGGTTCCCAATATGTGACTATCATGGATTTGAGCCGAAGGTACTGGCAGATCCCTATGACCCCAGAGGCCCAGGAGCGGTCAGCCTTTATCACTCCCTTTGGGTTGTTTGAGTGCTGTGTCATGCCTTTTGGGATGAAAAATGCCCCAGCCACTTTCCAACGACTGGTTGATCAGCTGCTAGAGGGCCACAGGGAATATGCCGTGGCATACTGAGATGATATTTCCATATTCTGCAAGACCTGGGAGGAGCACCTGATTCACCTGGGCAAGGTGGTGCAGCAAATAGCTGAGGCAGGGCTTACCATAAAACCAGAAAAGTGTCAAGTTGGCATGACAGAAGTGCAGTATCTAGgacatagggtaggaggagggtccctacgcCCTGAGCCCAGTAAGGTGGAGTCTATTATGGCCTGGCCAATTCCTAAGACCAAAAAACAGGTCATGTCCATTTTGGGGACTGCAGGGTATTATCGTAGATTTGTCCCAGATTATAGTAAGATAGCAAAACCTCTCACAGACTTGACAAAAAAGAAGGTGTCCAAGCAAATTACCTGGACTGAGGATTGTGATGAGTCCTTCATTGCCCTCAAGACTGCACTGTCCAACTCTCCGGTCCTCCAGGCCCCAGATTTCAGTAGGAGATTTGTGGTACAAACAGATGCTTCCAATTTTGGTCTGGGGGGTGTTCTTAGCCAAGTaaactccaatggagaagagCACCCAATTCTCTACCTGAGTAGGAAGCTATTGCCTAGagaagtggcctatgcggtcatagagaaggaatatctagctgtggtctgggctttgcaaaaattacagccatacctgtatggcagggattttactgtcataactgatcacaaccctctacattggttggacagagtgtcaggTAACAATGGCAAACTGAAGTCTTATCCTccaacaatataatttcactgtCCAACACAGGAAAGGAAGCCTGCATCAAAATGGAGATGGATTATCACGTCAGGgagaaatagatggttaatggagacagatctatcagcctggaagaggcgagatctctctgtccccatcttaagggggaggtgtcaggcccaaggcctgattattaaaatcctatatgtgtattataattataactgtgtgatgtattatccaagccatgggtgagaggtcattcagactgtgttttgtgtattgcattttattggggggtctggctgtttgtttacatctcctttgaagtcaaaggctcttttgaagtcatgcactctggtcccatcatataatcaaacagataaggggtcatgAAGAGAGATTCcgcacctggtgggatcagaggggagtgggaatggagtttccctccaaagaaagcagatatgatatttaaacaatgctagactaaaagttggaAGTTCAATGCTGGGCCACAcactgacaagaccatcctaagaacagctggactctcactcactcatggactgctatatcatcatgctgtaagaacttcatcttttgttttctgaacttgccttgctaaactcttttatacatttttgtaactgtatgtcatttgtttctatatttttatatagtcagcactgtgataccttttatcagattaaatgtttaattaatcagctctggtctttgatctctaaatatatgagctcacctttctgaaggaggctatggtaaaacacgtttatctaagggttaatttggtgacttgcttggactagtagtggatacccagaggtctggcggctttaacccttgcaccatcacactctctctagcgtcgtagctggaccgatagggtgtgatcgtgacagtcacgcatgaattcggactgatgcggccgggctTCAGTcccaattcattcagcctgcgctcgctgcctgcctgtcaatcagacaggcagggagcgagcgcattggctccctggcctcagacgccggccactcctcctgcacTACGCCGCTGATGGTGCTGGACTCTGCAGTTTGCATGTATGGGGATCGAGGTTTGTAATACGGCGGTTGCGGGGATCGGGGTTTGTAACATGGGGGTTGCGGGGATCGGAGTTTGAACACGGGGGTTGCGGGGAGAGCGGGGTTTGAACACGGAGGTTGCGGGGATCGGGGTTTGAACACAGGGGGTTGAGGAGAGAGCGGAGTTTGAACATGGGGGTTGAGGGGAGAGCGGGGTTTGAACACAGGGGTTGCGGGGATCGGGGTTTGAACTCGGGGGTTGCAGGGTTCGAGGTTTGAACACGGGGGTTGCGGGGAGAGTGGGGtttcaacatgggggggggtgttTAGCACCAGAGGGAACGGGGTAGCGCCACACAGCGCTGAACCCATggccctaacttattgttttcaacgcagcaggggaaagatatatagaaacgctggggGGGGCAGATATATAACCCCccccagccaactgctgtccgggcatgctgggagttgtagttttgcaacatctggaggtccgcaggttgaagaccactattgggttcaaaatcttaatttttttttgattttgcacctataaattgggtgcgtcttatacgccggtgcgtcctataggacgaaaaatacggtaataccaGAGTGAGCATGATGATATGCTGCACTTAGAAAGCACACCATCATATTCTAATGACAGATCCaagtgtatgttcacatgtgcaGATTTGTTGGCGATTTGATGCAGTTTTTGATTTCCCTACTGAGGTTCATTtggaaaatccacaacaaatctacagcaaacctgcccatgtgaacataTTATATACAATTCTAAATACagcagtccctcaagttacaatattaattggttccaggacgaccattgtatgttgaaaccattgtatgttgagaccagaactctatggaaacctggtaattggttctaaaggcaccaaaatgtcatccaaaaataggaaaaagtgaaaattaaagaaaaataaatagataactaatacgacgatgaagcaaatccttacatataaaagtaagaaagatctgctgggagctgtaaatcactgtctatgtcagtgtttcccaagcagggagcctccagctgttgcaaaactacaactcccagcatgcccggacagccaaaggctgtccgggcatgatgggagttgtagttttgaaacagctggtggcaccctgcatgggaaacactggtctatgtagaggacaggatcttcttcagggtcctgtacagtacacacaatgtcctaaaaaagtaacatggagtcgccctcacctgtgtccaaaggagcaggtaaccctggtacaggacatgtgatacctccctgtactgtagggggtgctaccagacatcagtcagtgcatacgcttcaggaatacaggggttttactagtaaaatgcccattttgattggtcggtcgttccggccattgacacgtttcacagatctggactgtctgtacattgtatgttgagtctggtttcaacttacaatggtccagaaaagaccattgtatgttgaaactattgtatgatgaggccattgtaagttgagggatcactgtactaataTTGGTCAAGAATATGTGATGATGACATAGACAACTTTGTGCTGTTGGAATGAGCTTTATTAAAAATCTGGCAAAGTCATTTTTTACAACCAGTTATCACAAGGGGATCCGTTTATCTGTACTTGGACACCAGGACGGAGGACACAGCGGACAGGAACTTGTCCCAGGCAGCCTGAGCAACAGCGTTGAATTCATTGGGGAAGTGGACAGCCAGAGTCACCTGGATGGAGTGGGACAGCAGCTAGAAGAAAAAGAGATTGTCAATAGGAATACCATCTAAGAGTcatcactactagagatgagcgaacttacagtaaatttgattcgtcacgaacttctcggctcggcagttgatgacttatcctgcgtaaattagttcagccttcaggtgctccggtgggctggaaaaggtggatacatttctaggaaagagtctcctaggactgtatccaccttttccagcccatcggagaaccggaaagctgaactaatttatgcaggaaaagtcatcaactgccgagccgagaagtttgtgacaaatcgaatttactgtaagttcgcgaaTCACTACTAAGCAAAGACTAGTTACTAAACTACAGAGAAATTCTACAAAGTATAAACTCGCACTGCTATAAACTGTAACTTAAACATTGACTGTGCATTAAATTGGACAAACGAAtattaatatatcatttattcCTGTACAGACTTTTGGCCATGTACGTGCAGTAGTGGATCTGACCTCCTGTGGTTACAATCTTTACTTCAATGATAGACCAAATGTTTTACTGCAAACATATGACCCATAAAGTCTTCTTAGGTTATTAAGGTAAAGGCCTATTGATTACAGTATGGTTACAGCCTTATACACACAGCAGTATTCGGGTCAATATACTGCATCAGTATTTGTTTGGCTAAACCAGAAATGGAACCTATCTAACACATACTGACCAAAATATGCAAGTGAGAAAGTGGCCAAGGTTAAAAGTAAACTTTTCAAACTAAATAATAAAaggtttaggctaggttcagactacggaatttccgacagaaattcagacgtaaaatttccgtcagaaattccgcttgctaaaatgtccagtgtagtgaatggttttccgttcacaaattcacacttcggaatttgtgaagcggaaaatccgcttggaaatccgcgcggaacacattgcagtctacgggagactgcagtgtccgcgctgtCCTAGctccgactaattcagtcggcgcaggcggaaattttctgcccggagattccgtagtctgaacctagcctaatagtttTAACGAAGATCGGATGGTCACATAAATTGATATTTTTGAAAAATAACTGGGCTACTTACCCTGAAGTTACCAGGGTCAACCCTGAGCTTCTGGGCATGCAGGTCACTGAGGGAGGACAGAGCATGGTCCAGGTCATCCAGGTGGCCAGCAGCATTACCAATGGCACTCAGAACCTTTCCTCCGTGGCTGCTCAGATCACTGGAACCATGGCTCAGGTTGAAGTGGCTGAAGTAGGTTTTGGTCTGGGGGAAGCTCAGGAAGAGCCTGTAGGAAAAACAAAAGGTATGATCAATATCCATTATTAATGAACAGACTATGTGGCTAGATGAATTATTATAATATCAAATGAAGCAATACACAGTGTATAACatataggaaaaaaaattgcaaagtgcATTATAAGTTTACTTCCATACGATGTAATATACAATAAACTTATTTTGAATAATCATAAAAAGGTTGGTGTTACCTTTCCAGAGCCTCTGCTCCAATTTCATCAGTATGGCCGGCAACCTTGCCCCAGATAGAGGTGATGGCAGCCTTCTCAGCGTCAGAGAAAGTCATGGTTGGTTCAGGTAAGTGCAGATGAACTGGACAGTCCCTAATGTGGTGACTTTGACTCGTACTTTTAAAGAGAGGCAAACGTCAAAACATTTTTCCAGTTACACCCACCAGATTATCTTATGAACAAAATAAGCATGTCAGGGATTTTATATCATCTGCTAATGACATAAAGATGATATAGGATGTTGTCTCAGCAGACtgggatactgtatatagtactttAGTGTGATAAGAGAAGATGCTGAATCATCCCTCTTATGGCTAACTTTGCAACGTCATTCAATGTCATATACGTTCCATTCAAATCTAGAGAATTCCAGTTTAAGTATGTCTTCATATGATGTACGTGTCCACCTTATTAACTAATAAAGAGTAATGCAATTTTTGATTTCAGTAGGGCTTATGATAACTACGGTATAAtatgttttatataaaatattatgGAACATCATTGATATGAATCTCCAAGTATAATGCCATTTATAGAATTGATCCTTCTGCAttggaaataataaaaaatggaatAGCTGACAGCCAACTGGGGACTTTCATGTTCCCACAGATTGCCTTTAGTTCTTATCAGCAAACTATAGACCTGAAATAGTGTAAATAAaggttaataaaagtcatttaaacccttccctaataaaagtttgaatcaccccccttttccaataaaaaaaaaacaactaaatatgtaccgtatttttcgccatataagatgcactttttcttccccaaaactggggggggggggggggagttggtgcgtcttatacggcgaatacacccctatcggatCGGTCCctacggccatcaacggctgggacccgcagctaatacaggacatcaccgattgcggtgatgctctgtattaacccttcagatgcggcgatcaaagctgaccgctgcgtctgaagtgaatgtgaaactaacccggctgcgcggcgtcccgaacagcttacaggacaccgggagggaccttacctgcctcctcggtgtctgctccgtgccgggatcccctgcatggcggcgctctccttcgacgtcatcacgtcgttgagcacgccatcccgtcatccaataggagcagcacgcatagcgacgtgatgacggcgatggagagcgtggatcccggggaggaagacgtccggagcgttggggacaccctggggacgcggcgacagcgatggagcgacatccagggcagcggtgacgagtagtgacgggtccggagcagcgggcacacgtgagtattacctcctatccagtggtcttcaacctgcggacctccagatgttgcaaaactacaacacccagcatgcccggacagccaacggctgtcctggcatgctgggagttgtagttttgcaacatctggaggtccacaggttgaagatcactgttgggtgcagaatcttttttttctagattttgcacctttaaaattgggtgtgtcttatatgccggtgcgtcctattgggcgaaaaatacggtaacagaaaataaacataaatataccgtatttatcggcgtataacacgcacttttaaggcaaaattttttagcctaaagtctatgtgtgtgttatacgccgataagccgctgcagttcaatgatttaaagcgggcgctttaaatcaatgaactgcagcggctttgcaggtgcagagacagccagcgctgccggcttctggggtctagagccctggggtctagagccctgctgccggcccttctctccccctggctatcgtcgccactgcctgttctctccccctgactatcggtgccggcgccccattgccggcaccgatagccagggggagagaagcggcgccggcaatggggcagcggcgccgacagacagggggagagaaggggcagcggcacccattgccggcaccgctgcctcgttgcctccccccccatccccggttgcataattacctgttgccggggtcgggtccgcgctgcttcaggcctccggtgtgcgtcccctgcgtcgttgctatgccctgcagggcgcggcgcatgacgtcagtgcgccgcgccgtgcagtgcatagcaacgacgcagaggacgcacaccggaggcctgaagcagcacggacctgaccccggcaacaggtaattatgcaaccgggaatggggggaggcaacggggcagaggcgccggcaatgggtgccgctgccccttctctccccctggctgtcggcgccgctgccccattgccggcaccgatagtcagggggagagaatgggcagcggcgcagatagccagcgggagagaagtggcggcagcagggctctagaccccaggaaaggcagggggagagaagcgggcagcgacggcctctctccccctgcctttcctgggggtgtatcggggtatacacgcgcgcacacacacgcaccctcattttaccatggatatttgggtaaaaaaccttttttccccaaatatccttggtaaaatgagggtgcgtgttataggccggtgcgtggtataccccgataaatacggtatgtggtatcgccacatgtgtaaatgtctgaagtataataatagaatgttactgtaaccttaaaaaaaatctgtaaaaagcgatcaaaaagtcccatcaaaacaaaaatggtaccgataaaactacagatcacagcgcaaacatgagccctcatacatccctgtatacggaaaaataaatagttataggggtcagaagaggacaattttaaacatgcaaatttttgtacaaaaagttataattttttaaaagaagtaaaacaaaataaaacctatataaattgggtatcattttaatcatatggacctacagaataaagataagtatcttttaccgaaaagtgcacttcgtagaatcgaaagcccccaaaagttataaaatggcattttgtgttttttaaattttgccccacaaatatatatttttttgctgtagattttgtggtgaaattatagatgtcattataaagtaaaattggtggtgcaaaaaataagccctcatacgggtctgtaggtggaaaattgaaagggttatcatttttagaggggtaggagaaaaaaacaaaagtgcaaaatcaAAAATGGCACAGTCCTCAAGGGATTATAGACTGAGACCTGAtctccattagagatgagcgaacttacagtaaattcgattcgtcacgaacttctcggctcggcagttgatgacttatcctgcataaattagttcagctttctggtgctccagtgggctggaaaaggtggatacagatacaggtaggaaagagtctcctaggactggatccaccttttccagcccacgggagcccctgaaagctgaactcatttatgcaggataagtcatcaactaccgagccgagaagtttgtgacgaatcgaatttactgtaagttcgctcatctctaatctccatTTTAGAGTTGCACTGTGGCTGTGTATTAACATGGTAGTGAACATGTGATCAGATTGTTGTGGTGATGTGGCACAGGTCCTCTATGGGAATCTACCTGCAGCATGCGTCATCAAGGAATTAAAGATGTCTGATTTTGGAAACCTATTTTAACATTTTGGTATTCTGGGTAAATAAAGGGGTCTCCTGTTCAGGATTCTTCTTTAGCAGCTACAGAAACAAGAGTATATCTCTTTAGAGGACCCTTCCTGTCCTTGAAATGCAGCCTACGTATTCACTTGGAAACTGTGTGATCTGTCATCTCTCTTGTGATGTTGTTATGCACTTGCAGTGTACTTTGTAAGTATTGCATGACAAATCCATTAAATACCatgacaatagatagatagatagatagatagatagatagatagatagatagatagatagatagatatgtagaagCAAATAGGAACAGCACGACCAGGTAGTGCAATACTTGCTACGGGTGCAAGCGGACCCAATCGCAGCCCAGGTCAGAGGTGGCCGTAGTAGGTAGGACAAAGGCAAATATCCCACAGCACTCCGGTTTCCAGTGAATCAAGTGAAGTTTATTTCCTCAAACAGGGATATAATGTTTCATCCGTCCTAACGGTCTTTATCAAGCAAAGAAGGTGACCAAAAAGTCCACCTTTTTATGTGTAACACACTTATTAAACAATAATTATCCATCGTTATGCAATtggtacaaaaaaaatttaaattgacaTATAATACAATGAAAACATGAACATAATGTGATAGTTGATACAGTGGGGAttattatacattcatacacctcaatagtgttgctcgcgaatattggcaatacgaattttattcacgaatatagcactatatattcgtaattacgaatattcgtttttttttttttgtttttttttccacagtacacatcacagtgatcatccctctctgattccagcttgtg from the Hyla sarda isolate aHylSar1 chromosome 8, aHylSar1.hap1, whole genome shotgun sequence genome contains:
- the LOC130284298 gene encoding hemoglobin subunit alpha-5-like is translated as MTFSDAEKAAITSIWGKVAGHTDEIGAEALERLFLSFPQTKTYFSHFNLSHGSSDLSSHGGKVLSAIGNAAGHLDDLDHALSSLSDLHAQKLRVDPGNFRLLSHSIQVTLAVHFPNEFNAVAQAAWDKFLSAVSSVLVSKYR